A genomic stretch from Aminobacter aminovorans includes:
- a CDS encoding GNAT family N-acetyltransferase encodes MAGVITIRRAERRDAAELAILVDLSSHGLASWLWYGAVLEGTTQTALEHGRNQLRCDDDRAGWTNASLALVDDEIAGLVIGHVVEPSFAEENAPHPVFEPILVLQQRTIGHWFIDSVGVYQHHRGHGIGRKLVDHELARAGTRPVSLITESDNDVALGLYKSCGFEEIARQPSVSTETYSKQHDWVLLTRSAT; translated from the coding sequence TTGGCCGGCGTTATCACCATCCGCAGGGCCGAGCGGCGCGACGCTGCCGAACTGGCCATCCTTGTCGACCTGTCGTCGCACGGGCTGGCGTCGTGGCTTTGGTACGGCGCGGTGCTCGAAGGCACGACGCAGACAGCACTCGAACATGGCCGCAACCAGCTGCGTTGCGACGACGACCGTGCCGGCTGGACGAATGCCAGCCTTGCACTGGTCGATGACGAGATCGCCGGCCTGGTGATCGGCCATGTCGTCGAGCCTTCCTTTGCCGAAGAGAACGCACCGCACCCGGTGTTCGAGCCGATCCTCGTGCTTCAGCAAAGGACGATCGGCCACTGGTTCATCGACAGCGTCGGTGTCTACCAGCACCATCGTGGACATGGCATCGGCCGAAAGCTCGTCGACCACGAACTCGCCCGCGCCGGCACCCGACCGGTCAGCCTGATCACCGAAAGCGATAACGACGTGGCGCTCGGCCTCTACAAATCCTGCGGGTTTGAGGAAATCGCGCGCCAGCCATCCGTATCGACCGAGACCTACAGCAAGCAACACGACTGGGTGCTGCTCACGCGCAGCGCGACCTGA
- the lpdA gene encoding dihydrolipoyl dehydrogenase produces MADNYDVIIIGSGPGGYIAAIRAAQLGLKTAVVEREHLAGICSNWGCIPTKALLRSAEVLHLAEHAKNYGLKLEGSISPDLKAIVDRSRGIAQRMNGGVGFLMKKNKVDVIWGEAKLTKPGQIVVSKSSKKPMEPQAPLPKNTLGEGTYSAKHIIVATGARPRALPGIEPDGKLIWTYFEAMVPPEMPKSLLVMGSGAIGIEFASFYRTMGVEVTVVEVMPAVMPVEDAEISAFAKKQFEKQGMKIHLEAKVTKVEKGANSVTAHVEMKDGKIEKITADRMISAVGVQGNIENIGLEALGVKTDRGCIVIDGYGKTNVPGIYAIGDVAGPPMLAHKAEHEAVICVEKIAGLPNVHPMDKLKIPGCTYCNPQVASVGLTEAKAKETGHDIRVGRFPFVANGKAIALGEDQGMVKTIFDKKTGQLLGAHLVGAEVTELIQGFVVAMNLETTEEELMHTIFPHPTISETMKESVLDAYGRALNA; encoded by the coding sequence ATGGCTGACAACTACGACGTCATCATTATCGGCTCCGGCCCCGGCGGCTATATCGCTGCGATCCGCGCTGCCCAGCTCGGCCTCAAGACTGCGGTTGTCGAGCGCGAGCATCTCGCCGGCATCTGCTCCAACTGGGGCTGCATCCCAACCAAGGCGCTGCTGCGCTCGGCCGAAGTGCTGCATCTCGCCGAGCACGCCAAGAATTACGGCCTGAAGCTCGAAGGCTCGATCTCGCCCGACCTCAAGGCCATCGTCGACCGGTCGCGCGGCATTGCCCAGCGGATGAATGGCGGCGTCGGCTTCCTGATGAAGAAGAACAAGGTCGACGTCATCTGGGGTGAGGCGAAGCTCACCAAGCCCGGTCAGATCGTTGTTTCCAAGTCGTCGAAAAAGCCGATGGAGCCGCAGGCGCCGCTGCCCAAGAACACATTGGGCGAGGGCACATACTCGGCCAAGCACATCATCGTCGCCACCGGCGCCCGTCCGCGCGCGCTGCCCGGCATCGAGCCGGATGGCAAGCTGATCTGGACCTATTTCGAGGCGATGGTGCCGCCGGAGATGCCGAAGTCGCTGCTGGTCATGGGGTCAGGCGCCATCGGCATCGAATTCGCCTCGTTCTATCGCACGATGGGCGTCGAGGTGACAGTTGTCGAAGTGATGCCGGCCGTCATGCCTGTGGAAGACGCCGAGATCTCGGCCTTCGCCAAGAAGCAGTTCGAAAAGCAGGGCATGAAGATCCATCTCGAGGCCAAGGTCACCAAGGTCGAGAAGGGCGCCAATTCGGTTACCGCCCATGTCGAGATGAAGGACGGCAAGATCGAGAAGATCACCGCCGACCGCATGATCTCAGCCGTCGGCGTGCAGGGCAACATCGAAAACATCGGCCTCGAAGCGCTCGGCGTGAAGACCGACCGCGGCTGCATCGTCATCGACGGCTACGGCAAGACCAATGTACCGGGCATCTATGCCATCGGCGACGTCGCTGGTCCGCCCATGCTGGCGCACAAGGCCGAGCACGAGGCCGTCATCTGTGTTGAGAAGATCGCCGGTCTGCCCAACGTGCATCCGATGGACAAGCTCAAGATTCCGGGCTGCACCTACTGCAACCCGCAGGTCGCTTCCGTCGGCCTGACCGAAGCCAAGGCCAAGGAGACCGGGCACGACATCCGCGTCGGCCGCTTCCCCTTCGTTGCCAATGGCAAGGCGATCGCGCTCGGCGAGGACCAGGGCATGGTCAAGACCATCTTCGACAAGAAGACCGGTCAGTTGCTCGGCGCGCACCTCGTCGGCGCCGAAGTGACCGAACTGATCCAGGGCTTTGTCGTGGCGATGAACCTCGAGACGACGGAAGAAGAGCTGATGCACACCATCTTCCCGCATCCGACGATCTCGGAAACGATGAAGGAAAGCGTGCTCGACGCCTATGGGCGTGCGCTCAACGCATGA
- a CDS encoding GlsB/YeaQ/YmgE family stress response membrane protein, with amino-acid sequence MEQSYGIMGMPGVGFFGMLLIGFLAGYVAERTMNRDHGFLTNILVGIAGSFVGGTLAGLLGINYYGFMGNLIVAIAGAVVVLWIFGRSQARRP; translated from the coding sequence ATGGAACAGAGTTACGGAATCATGGGCATGCCGGGCGTCGGTTTCTTCGGCATGCTGCTCATCGGCTTCCTTGCCGGCTACGTCGCCGAGCGCACGATGAATCGTGACCACGGCTTCCTGACCAACATCCTCGTCGGCATCGCCGGATCGTTTGTCGGCGGCACTCTGGCGGGGCTGCTCGGTATCAATTATTACGGCTTCATGGGCAATCTGATCGTCGCCATCGCAGGTGCGGTCGTCGTGCTCTGGATTTTCGGCCGCTCGCAAGCGCGTCGGCCTTGA
- the lipA gene encoding lipoyl synthase: MVTVLDLKDRPRARHPEKAHRPDQEVLRKPDWIRVKAPVSRGYQETREIVKSHKLVTVCEEAGCPNIGECWEKKHATFMIMGEICTRACAFCNVATGIPTALDPNEPESVAKAVAQMGLTHVVITSVDRDDLADGGAQHFADVIHAIRRLTPSTTIEILTPDFLRKEGALEIVVAARPDVFNHNLETVPSNYLTVRPGARYFHSIRLLQRVKELDPSIFTKSGIMVGLGEERNEVLQLMDDLRSANVDFMTIGQYLQPSKKHHPVKKFVTPDEFQSYATVGKSKGFLLVASSPLTRSSHHAGDDFAKLRAAREALLAKKA; the protein is encoded by the coding sequence ATGGTCACTGTGCTTGATCTCAAAGACCGTCCGCGCGCGCGGCACCCGGAAAAGGCCCACCGGCCCGATCAGGAGGTTCTGCGCAAGCCGGACTGGATCCGTGTCAAGGCGCCGGTGTCGCGCGGCTATCAGGAAACGCGCGAGATCGTGAAGTCGCACAAGCTGGTCACCGTCTGCGAAGAGGCCGGCTGCCCCAACATTGGCGAGTGCTGGGAAAAGAAGCACGCAACCTTCATGATCATGGGCGAAATCTGCACCCGCGCCTGTGCGTTCTGCAATGTCGCCACCGGCATCCCGACGGCGCTCGACCCGAACGAGCCAGAGAGCGTGGCCAAGGCCGTCGCCCAGATGGGCCTGACCCACGTGGTCATCACTTCGGTCGACCGCGACGATCTGGCCGACGGAGGTGCCCAGCATTTTGCCGACGTGATCCACGCCATCCGCCGGCTGACGCCGAGCACGACCATCGAAATCCTGACGCCCGACTTCCTGCGCAAGGAAGGGGCGCTCGAGATCGTCGTTGCCGCGCGCCCCGACGTCTTCAACCACAATCTGGAAACGGTGCCGTCGAACTATCTGACCGTTCGCCCCGGTGCGCGCTACTTCCACTCGATACGCCTGCTGCAGCGGGTCAAGGAACTCGATCCCTCGATCTTCACCAAGTCCGGCATCATGGTCGGGCTCGGCGAGGAGCGCAATGAAGTGCTGCAGCTGATGGACGACCTGCGCAGCGCCAATGTCGACTTCATGACCATCGGCCAGTACCTGCAGCCTTCGAAGAAGCACCATCCGGTCAAGAAGTTCGTGACGCCTGATGAATTCCAGTCCTACGCCACGGTCGGCAAGTCCAAGGGCTTCCTGCTGGTTGCCTCGAGCCCGCTGACGCGCTCGTCGCATCATGCCGGCGATGATTTTGCCAAGCTCCGCGCCGCGCGCGAAGCGCTGCTCGCGAAAAAGGCCTGA
- a CDS encoding type II toxin-antitoxin system RatA family toxin, with the protein MPKFETTRHVGHPPDKMFALVADVEKYPEFLPLCEALYVRSRRERDGREILVADMTVGYKAFRETFTTQVLLTPDENTIDVKYLDGPFRYLTNEWKFVPAPDGGSGVEFFIDYEFKNRILGALMGTMFDRAFRMFAEAFEKRADAIYGPAKPA; encoded by the coding sequence ATGCCAAAATTCGAAACCACCCGCCACGTCGGCCACCCGCCGGACAAGATGTTCGCCCTGGTTGCCGATGTGGAGAAGTATCCCGAATTCCTGCCGCTTTGCGAGGCACTCTACGTCCGCTCACGGCGCGAGCGCGATGGACGTGAGATTCTCGTGGCCGACATGACCGTCGGCTACAAGGCATTCCGCGAGACTTTCACCACCCAGGTGCTGCTCACGCCTGACGAAAACACCATCGACGTCAAATACCTCGATGGCCCGTTCCGCTATCTCACCAATGAATGGAAATTCGTCCCAGCGCCCGACGGCGGCTCCGGCGTCGAATTCTTCATCGACTATGAGTTCAAGAACCGCATCCTCGGCGCCCTGATGGGCACCATGTTCGACCGCGCCTTCCGCATGTTCGCCGAAGCCTTCGAGAAGCGCGCCGACGCGATCTACGGGCCCGCGAAACCGGCCTGA
- a CDS encoding CinA family protein, whose translation MSDTALASALLDACLAQGIMIATAESCTGGMIIAALTDIAGSSAVVDRGFITYSNEAKMEMLGVSEATLGAHGAVSRETALEMAVGALAHSRASLALAVTGVAGPGGGSAEKPVGLVWFGVARTGAPVEAEFRIFQDKGRDFIRRETVRTALGLGLRAIGQAGFAGP comes from the coding sequence ATGAGCGACACCGCCCTCGCCTCGGCCCTGCTCGACGCTTGCCTTGCCCAGGGCATCATGATCGCAACGGCCGAAAGCTGCACGGGCGGCATGATCATCGCTGCCTTGACCGACATTGCCGGCTCGTCGGCCGTCGTCGACCGCGGCTTCATCACCTATTCCAACGAAGCGAAGATGGAGATGCTCGGCGTCTCCGAGGCGACGCTCGGCGCCCACGGCGCGGTGTCGCGCGAAACGGCGCTTGAAATGGCAGTGGGTGCGCTTGCCCATTCACGTGCCAGCCTGGCGCTTGCGGTAACAGGTGTCGCCGGCCCCGGCGGCGGCTCGGCCGAAAAGCCGGTCGGGCTCGTCTGGTTCGGTGTCGCGCGCACAGGCGCGCCCGTGGAAGCGGAGTTTCGAATCTTCCAAGACAAGGGGCGCGATTTCATCCGCCGCGAGACGGTGAGGACGGCACTGGGATTGGGCCTGCGGGCCATCGGTCAGGCCGGTTTCGCGGGCCCGTAG
- a CDS encoding bifunctional 2-C-methyl-D-erythritol 4-phosphate cytidylyltransferase/2-C-methyl-D-erythritol 2,4-cyclodiphosphate synthase — MNPKPLPNQQNSKVAVVVVAAGRGERAGQADGPKQYRRIGGRAVIWHTLKAFLDHPRVGPIAVAIHADDGELFAAATGELAARVTTVIGGATRQDSTRFALIALQDARPQAVLIHDGVRPFIGAEVIDRAISGIDASHGSLPSLPVSDTLKKEAFDRTVAETVPRAGLHSAQTPQGFPFEPIFSAHQRAFEAGRSDFTDDSAIAEWAGIPVRLVLGSPDNVKLTWAKDIAMADQRLSGHAPSFPDVRTGNGYDVHSFEPGDHVWLCGVKIAHSKKLNGHSDADVGLHALTDALLATCGAGDIGTHFPPSDPQWKGAASRQFVEHAAAIVRSRGGRIANADVTLICEAPKVGPHRAAMTTALADMLRIAPERISIKATTNEKLGFIGREEGIAAIATASVVYPGELPE, encoded by the coding sequence ATGAATCCGAAGCCGTTGCCCAACCAGCAGAATTCGAAGGTCGCCGTCGTGGTCGTGGCAGCCGGGCGCGGCGAACGCGCCGGCCAGGCTGACGGTCCGAAGCAATATCGCCGGATCGGCGGCAGGGCGGTGATCTGGCACACGCTGAAGGCATTTCTCGACCACCCCAGGGTCGGGCCGATCGCGGTCGCCATCCACGCCGACGATGGCGAGCTTTTTGCAGCGGCGACGGGGGAACTTGCCGCGCGCGTCACCACAGTCATAGGCGGCGCCACGCGCCAGGATTCGACACGCTTTGCACTCATCGCCCTGCAGGACGCCAGGCCGCAGGCCGTACTGATCCATGACGGGGTCCGGCCGTTCATCGGCGCCGAGGTCATCGACCGCGCCATATCGGGCATCGACGCCAGTCACGGCTCGTTGCCGTCACTGCCGGTTTCCGACACACTCAAGAAAGAAGCGTTCGACCGCACCGTGGCCGAAACCGTGCCGCGTGCGGGCCTGCATTCGGCGCAGACGCCGCAGGGCTTTCCGTTCGAGCCGATCTTTTCCGCGCACCAGCGCGCCTTCGAGGCCGGCCGCAGCGATTTCACCGACGATTCCGCCATCGCCGAATGGGCAGGCATCCCGGTTCGTCTGGTACTCGGCTCGCCCGACAACGTCAAACTCACCTGGGCTAAGGACATCGCCATGGCCGACCAGCGCCTTTCCGGCCACGCACCAAGCTTTCCCGACGTCCGCACCGGCAACGGCTATGACGTGCATTCGTTCGAACCGGGCGACCATGTCTGGCTGTGCGGCGTGAAGATTGCGCATTCGAAGAAGCTGAATGGCCATTCCGACGCCGATGTCGGGCTGCATGCACTGACCGACGCGCTGCTGGCCACCTGCGGTGCCGGCGACATCGGAACCCATTTCCCTCCATCCGACCCGCAGTGGAAGGGCGCTGCGTCACGCCAGTTCGTCGAACACGCGGCGGCGATCGTGCGTTCTCGCGGCGGCCGTATCGCCAATGCCGACGTCACGCTGATCTGCGAGGCGCCGAAGGTCGGCCCACATCGCGCGGCGATGACGACGGCGCTCGCCGACATGCTGCGCATCGCGCCCGAGCGCATCTCGATCAAGGCCACGACCAACGAGAAGCTGGGCTTCATCGGGCGCGAGGAAGGCATCGCCGCGATTGCGACCGCAAGCGTGGTCTATCCTGGAGAGCTGCCGGAATGA
- the dusB gene encoding tRNA dihydrouridine synthase DusB, with amino-acid sequence MTDLEKLCEPLSIGDVTIRNRVFLAPMSGVTDEAFRTRAYAHGAGLVVSEMVASGELAKGRGSSGFRIRHSGLPVHMVQLAGREAAHMAEAARIAVGEGADVIDINMGCPAKKVTGGYAGSALMRDLDYALTLIDAVVGSVDVPVTLKMRLGWDDDVLNAPDLASRAEQAGVRMVTVHGRTRCQFYQGKADWRAIARVKQAVRIPVVANGDVATPEDAVGILQQSGADAVMAGRSHYGAPWTAGAIAAAAGRSGATDVPRTSPELADYAVAHYEDMLALYGIESGLRQARKHLGWYLDRHTTELPDELRRRVLTSFEPQQVISSLREALAAFGESSFERNAA; translated from the coding sequence ATGACTGATCTGGAAAAACTTTGCGAGCCGCTTTCGATCGGCGATGTGACGATCCGCAACCGGGTGTTCCTGGCGCCGATGTCGGGCGTCACCGACGAGGCCTTTCGCACGCGCGCTTATGCCCATGGTGCCGGCCTTGTCGTGTCGGAGATGGTGGCGAGCGGCGAACTGGCAAAGGGGCGGGGCTCCAGCGGCTTCCGCATCCGCCATTCCGGCCTGCCGGTGCATATGGTTCAGCTCGCAGGCCGCGAGGCGGCACATATGGCCGAGGCCGCACGCATCGCCGTTGGCGAAGGTGCAGATGTAATCGATATCAACATGGGCTGTCCGGCCAAGAAGGTGACGGGCGGCTATGCCGGCTCGGCGCTGATGCGCGACCTCGACTATGCGCTGACCTTGATCGATGCCGTCGTTGGATCAGTCGACGTGCCCGTGACCCTCAAGATGAGGCTGGGCTGGGACGATGACGTGCTCAATGCGCCTGACCTGGCCAGCCGTGCCGAGCAGGCCGGCGTCAGGATGGTCACCGTGCATGGCCGCACGCGCTGCCAGTTCTATCAGGGCAAAGCCGACTGGCGCGCCATTGCGCGGGTCAAGCAGGCCGTCCGCATTCCCGTTGTCGCCAATGGCGATGTGGCGACACCGGAAGATGCCGTGGGTATTCTCCAACAGTCGGGCGCCGACGCCGTCATGGCGGGGCGTTCGCACTACGGCGCGCCCTGGACCGCCGGCGCGATCGCCGCTGCCGCAGGCAGGAGCGGTGCAACTGATGTGCCCCGGACGTCGCCTGAACTGGCCGACTATGCCGTTGCCCATTACGAGGACATGCTGGCACTCTATGGCATCGAGAGCGGCCTGCGCCAGGCGCGCAAGCATCTCGGCTGGTATCTCGATCGCCACACCACAGAACTGCCTGACGAGCTGCGCCGCCGGGTGCTGACCTCGTTCGAGCCGCAGCAGGTGATTTCTTCGCTGCGTGAAGCACTTGCGGCTTTCGGCGAAAGTTCGTTCGAAAGGAATGCCGCATGA
- a CDS encoding two-component system sensor histidine kinase NtrB, whose product MSFDRAPTPQPADAAQIVLNTIRRPVIMIGPDNFITFANADAEDFFRSSAAMLARSELSRFVPFGSPILQLVEQVRARNTPVNEYRVDVSSPRLGIEKMVDLYVAPASELPGSVVVMFQERSMADKIDRQMTHRGAARSVTGLAAMLAHEIKNPLSGIRGAAQLLELNASDDDRSLTRLIIDETDRIVSLVDRMEVFSDERPIDRYPVNIHVVLDHVKALARNGFANGIKILEDYDPSLPPVYANRDQLIQVFLNLVKNAAEAIGHDPHGEITLSTAFKPGIRMSIPGTQDRVSLPLEFCVHDNGSGVSEDILPILFDPFITTKPNGSGLGLALVAKIVGDHGGVIECDSTPRGTTFRILMPAWKELPVHLDDDSEGAHR is encoded by the coding sequence ATGAGCTTCGACCGTGCGCCGACGCCTCAGCCGGCCGATGCCGCGCAGATCGTGCTCAACACCATCCGCCGCCCTGTCATCATGATCGGGCCTGACAACTTCATCACCTTCGCCAACGCCGATGCCGAGGATTTCTTCCGTTCCAGCGCCGCCATGCTGGCGCGCAGCGAACTGTCGCGCTTCGTGCCCTTCGGCAGTCCCATCCTGCAACTGGTCGAGCAGGTGCGCGCGCGCAACACGCCCGTCAACGAGTACCGTGTCGACGTGTCGTCGCCCCGGCTCGGCATCGAAAAGATGGTCGATCTCTACGTCGCGCCTGCATCCGAGCTGCCGGGTTCGGTGGTGGTGATGTTCCAGGAGCGCTCGATGGCCGACAAGATCGACCGTCAGATGACGCATCGCGGTGCGGCGCGCTCGGTCACCGGCCTTGCCGCCATGCTCGCCCATGAAATCAAGAACCCGCTGTCGGGCATCAGGGGCGCGGCACAGCTGCTGGAGCTGAATGCTTCCGACGACGATCGTTCGTTGACCCGGCTGATCATCGACGAGACCGACCGCATCGTTTCGCTTGTCGACCGGATGGAAGTGTTTTCCGACGAGCGGCCGATCGACCGTTATCCCGTCAACATCCACGTCGTGCTTGATCACGTGAAGGCGCTGGCCAGGAACGGCTTTGCCAATGGAATCAAGATCCTGGAGGACTACGATCCGTCGCTGCCGCCGGTTTATGCCAACCGCGACCAGCTGATCCAGGTCTTCCTCAATCTGGTCAAGAACGCCGCCGAGGCGATCGGCCACGACCCGCATGGCGAGATCACGCTGTCCACCGCCTTCAAGCCCGGCATCCGCATGTCGATTCCCGGCACCCAGGATCGCGTCTCGCTGCCGCTGGAATTCTGCGTCCACGACAACGGATCGGGCGTCTCCGAGGACATCCTGCCGATCCTGTTCGACCCTTTCATCACTACCAAGCCCAATGGCTCGGGCCTCGGCCTCGCGCTTGTCGCCAAGATCGTCGGTGACCATGGCGGGGTGATCGAGTGCGATTCGACACCGCGCGGCACCACCTTCCGCATCCTGATGCCCGCCTGGAAGGAACTGCCCGTGCATCTCGACGACGACAGTGAAGGAGCCCATCGATGA
- the ntrC gene encoding nitrogen regulation protein NR(I), producing the protein MSVRGNILVADDDAAIRTVLNQALSRMGHEVRVTSNAATLWRWVAAGEGDLVITDVVMPDENAFDMLPRIKKARPELPVIVMSAQNTFMTAIRASETGAYEYLPKPFDLTELLSIVNRALSEPRRPKSEQRHDEQPDAMPLVGRSAAMQDIYRMLARMMQTDLTVMISGESGTGKELVARALHEYGRRRNGPFVAINMAAIPRDLIESELFGHEKGAFTGAQNRSTGRFEQADGGTLFLDEIGDMPMEAQTRLLRVLQQGEYTTVGGRTPIKTDVRIVAATNKDLRTLINQGLFREDLFYRLNVVPLRLPALRERSEDVPDLVRHFFKQGVSEGLQAKRISAGGVELMKRYPWPGNVRELENLVRRLAALYPQDEISAEIIESELKSGEQPVVPGGNLIPDDLSVGQAVEHFLQRYFAMFAGDLPPPGLYQRILAEVEYPLVLASMTATRGNQIKAAELLGLNRNTLRKKIRELGVNVYKSSRPV; encoded by the coding sequence ATGAGCGTGCGCGGAAACATCCTTGTCGCCGATGACGATGCGGCGATCCGCACGGTGCTCAATCAGGCGCTGTCGCGCATGGGGCATGAGGTTCGCGTCACCTCCAACGCCGCGACGCTGTGGCGCTGGGTGGCGGCCGGCGAGGGCGATCTTGTCATCACCGACGTGGTGATGCCCGACGAGAACGCCTTCGACATGCTGCCGCGCATAAAGAAGGCGCGGCCGGAGCTGCCGGTCATCGTCATGAGCGCGCAGAACACCTTCATGACCGCCATCCGCGCTTCGGAAACCGGTGCCTACGAGTATCTGCCCAAGCCCTTCGATCTCACCGAACTGCTGAGCATCGTCAACCGCGCACTGTCAGAGCCACGGCGGCCGAAGAGCGAACAGCGCCATGACGAGCAGCCCGACGCCATGCCTCTGGTCGGCCGTTCGGCGGCGATGCAGGACATCTACCGTATGCTCGCCCGCATGATGCAGACGGACCTGACCGTCATGATCTCGGGCGAATCGGGCACCGGCAAGGAACTGGTGGCACGCGCGCTCCATGAGTATGGCCGCCGCCGCAACGGGCCGTTCGTTGCCATCAACATGGCCGCCATCCCGCGCGACCTGATCGAATCCGAGCTCTTCGGCCACGAGAAGGGTGCCTTCACCGGGGCGCAGAACCGCTCGACCGGCCGCTTCGAGCAGGCCGATGGTGGTACGCTGTTCCTCGACGAAATCGGCGACATGCCGATGGAAGCGCAGACCAGGCTGCTCCGCGTGTTGCAGCAGGGCGAGTACACAACGGTCGGCGGGCGCACGCCGATCAAGACCGACGTGCGCATCGTTGCGGCCACCAACAAGGACCTGCGTACGCTCATCAATCAGGGTCTGTTCCGCGAGGATTTATTCTATCGCCTCAATGTCGTACCGCTTCGTCTTCCAGCGTTGCGCGAACGCTCGGAGGATGTTCCCGACCTTGTCCGCCATTTCTTCAAGCAGGGCGTCAGCGAAGGCCTTCAGGCCAAGCGCATCTCGGCCGGCGGCGTCGAATTGATGAAGCGCTATCCCTGGCCGGGCAATGTGCGCGAGCTGGAAAATCTGGTGCGCCGGCTGGCGGCACTCTATCCGCAGGACGAGATTTCGGCCGAAATCATCGAGTCCGAGCTCAAGTCAGGCGAGCAGCCCGTCGTGCCCGGCGGCAATCTCATTCCCGACGATCTGTCGGTGGGCCAGGCCGTCGAACACTTCCTTCAGCGCTATTTCGCGATGTTCGCCGGCGACCTGCCGCCGCCTGGGCTCTACCAGCGCATCCTGGCCGAGGTCGAATACCCGCTGGTGCTGGCTTCGATGACGGCGACGCGCGGCAACCAGATCAAGGCCGCAGAACTTCTGGGCCTCAACCGCAACACGCTGCGCAAGAAGATCCGTGAACTCGGCGTCAACGTCTACAAATCGTCGCGGCCCGTCTGA